Proteins co-encoded in one Quercus robur chromosome 8, dhQueRobu3.1, whole genome shotgun sequence genomic window:
- the LOC126695660 gene encoding pentatricopeptide repeat-containing protein At3g58590: MYFHGHFLKHHQRLLQLLQACTTIPSVRRTKPLHGLTITMGSIPNQPIFPYNNIISQYVSVGKLSVARKIFEKMPQRNVVSYNTIISAYSRSGDVEEAWNMLSEMRDCGFRPTQFTLGGLFSCEALDLCRSVQLQALVIKNGLFVADAFVGTTLLGLFGRHGCVEEAVLAFKDMPWKSLVTWNSMLSLFGRHGFVEDCMSLFCELMKVETALSASSFVGVLSVFSCKQDLEFGEQIHGLVIKNGFDCEVSVVNSLINMYAKCTCICLAEKIFEMVPIHDVVSWNTIIAAVAKDERPGKAMELFLEMCVSGVSPSQATFVSVINSCTNLGILVFGDFIHAKTIKNAFESDVCVGSALVDFYAKCDKLEDAHCCFDEIYEKNVVSWNALILGYSNKCSSTSIFLLREMLRLGYRPNEFSFSGVLRSSLAFELQQLHGLTIRMGYLNNEYVSSCLVTSYAKSGLIVDAVIFVTASNNPLPVVPSNIIAGIYNRSGQYNETLKLLSLLEEPDIVSWNIVLAACARNNYHKEVFELFKQMHMVHIHPDNYTFVSLLSACAKLCNLALGSSVHSVMIKTDFNCCDTFVCNVLIDMYGKCGSLESSVKIFDKMTSRNIITWTAMISALGLHGYAHEALGRFREMELWGFKPDRMALIAVLTACRHGGLVREGMELFERMRRSYGVEPEMDHYHCVVDLLAKYGHSREAEKMIASMPFPPDAIIWRSFLAGCMRQGTAKDQPVGHKKFG, encoded by the coding sequence ATGTACTTCCATGGACATTTCCTCAAACACCACCAACGTCTCCTTCAACTACTTCAAGCATGCACAACCATTCCATCTGTCCGAAGAACAAAACCTCTCCATGGGCTTACCATCACAATGGGGTCTATACCAAACCAACCCATTTTTCCCTACAACAACATCATCTCTCAGTATGTGTCAGTCGGGAAACTATCAGTTGCACGTaagatatttgaaaaaatgCCTCAACGAAATGTAGTCTCGTATAATACTATAATTAGTGCTTATAGTAGATCTGGGGATGTAGAGGAAGCTTGGAATATGCTTTCTGAGATGAGGGATTGTGGATTCAGGCCAACCCAGTTCACATTGGGTGGGTTATTCTCATGTGAGGCATTGGATCTTTGTCGCAGTGTTCAGTTGCAGGCATTGGTGATAAAGAATGGACTATTTGTTGCCGATGCTTTTGTAGGGACAACTTTATTGGGTTTATTTGGGAGGCATGGTTGTGTGGAAGAAGCAGTTCTTGCATTTAAAGATATGCCTTGGAAGAGCTTGGTGACATGGAATTCAATGTTGTCTTTGTTTGGACGTCATGGGTTTGTTGAGGATTGCATGTCTTTGTTCTGTGAACTCATGAAGGTGGAGACTGCTTTGTCTGCAAGTTCTTTTGTGGGTGTTTTGTCTGTATTTTCGTGCAAACAAGATTTGGAATTTGGGGAACAAATACATGGTTTAGTGATTAAAAATGGATTTGATTGTGAAGTTTCTGTTGTGAACTCTCTTATCAATATGTATGCGAAATGCACTTGCATATGCTTGGCAGAGAAAATCTTTGAGATGGTGCCCATTCATGATGTTGTATCATGGAATACAATCATTGCTGCAGTGGCAAAAGATGAGAGACCTGGAAAAGCAATGGAGCTCTTTCTGGAAATGTGTGTAAGTGGAGTTTCACCTAGCCAAGCCACATTTGTAAGTGTTATTAACTCTTGTACAAATTTGGGGATTTTAGTATTTGGAGATTTCATCCATGCTAAAACAATAAAGAACGCTTTTGAATCTGATGTTTGTGTAGGTAGTGCATTGGTTGACTTTTATGCTAAATGTGATAAATTGGAAGATGCCCATTGTTGTTTTGATGAGATTTATGAGAAGAATGTGGTCTCTTGGAATGCGCTGATTTTGGGTTACTCGAATAAATGCTCTTCCACTTCTATATTTTTACTGCGAGAAATGTTGCGATTGGGTTACCGACCTAACGAGTTCTCATTTTCTGGTGTTCTTAGGTCATCATTGGCTTTTGAATTACAGCAGCTTCATGGCTTAACTATAAGAATGGGCTACCTGAATAATGAGTATGTATCAAGCTGTCTTGTTACGTCATATGCCAAAAGCGGTCTCATAGTTGATGCCGTGATCTTTGTCACTGCTTCTAACAATCCACTCCCTGTTGTCCCCTCTAATATCATTGCAGGAATTTATAACAGGTCTGGCCAATACAATGAAACACTAAAGTTGCTTTCTCTCCTCGAAGAACCGGACATTGTATCTTGGAACATTGTGCTTGCAGCTTGTGCTCGTAACAATTATCACAAAGAGGTTTTTGAGCTTTTCAAACAAATGCACATGGTTCACATCCATCCAGATAATTACACATTTGTTAGCCTTTTGAGTGCGTGTGCTAAACTTTGCAACCTTGCTTTAGGAAGTTCTGTTCACAGTGTTATGATAAAGACAGATTTCAATTGCTGCGACACATTTGTTTGCAATGTTTTAATTGATATGTATGGGAAATGTGGGTCTCTTGAAAGTTCAGTGAAAATCTTTGATAAAATGACAAgtagaaatatcatcacatggACAGCTATGATATCTGCTCTTGGACTTCACGGTTATGCTCATGAGGCATTAGGAAGGTTCAGAGAAATGGAGTTGTGGGGGTTTAAGCCTGATAGGATGGCTCTCATTGCAGTTCTTACGGCATGCAGACATGGTGGGTTAGTGAGAGAAGGGATGGAGTTGTTTGAGCGAATGAGAAGAAGTTATGGGGTTGAACCTGAAATGgatcattaccattgtgtggtGGATTTGCTCGCTAAGTATGGACATAGTAGGGAAGCAGAGAAAATGATTGCCAGCATGCCTTTTCCACCAGATGCCATTATATGGCGTAGTTTCCTTGCAGGTTGTATGAGACAAGGAACTGCAAAGGATCAACCCGTGGgacataaaaaatttggatgA